Proteins from one Desulfonema limicola genomic window:
- a CDS encoding response regulator transcription factor: MSKRIMIVDDSSIMRKMVRKTLETQGHVIVGEAKDGKEAIALYPLCSPDIVTMDITMREMDGFAAAKEILDHDKKARIIFLSNLNEETYSREARELGGIGYVNKHNSKEILTIIADNKI, translated from the coding sequence ATGAGTAAAAGGATTATGATTGTAGATGACTCGTCCATCATGAGAAAAATGGTGAGAAAAACCCTGGAAACCCAGGGGCATGTTATTGTCGGAGAAGCTAAAGACGGGAAGGAGGCCATTGCACTCTATCCTTTGTGCAGCCCGGATATTGTTACTATGGATATTACCATGCGCGAAATGGACGGATTTGCGGCTGCAAAAGAAATTCTTGATCATGACAAAAAAGCCAGGATTATTTTTCTTTCCAATTTAAATGAAGAAACATACAGCCGTGAAGCAAGGGAGCTGGGCGGTATCGGGTATGTTAATAAGCATAATTCCAAAGAAATACTTACAATTATTGCTGATAACAAGATATGA
- a CDS encoding chemotaxis protein CheW produces MEQDEYTRDVQESDKEQIMQLVGFKIGKEQFGVDILMVQEIIRSAPITAVPNSPDFIEGVINLRGSIIPVIELRKRLNLYNKNQDKDKDWILIVNVNNRVTGFIVDSVTKVLKIRKDSIEPPPDIVVAGLKSQYIRGVCEINKNLLIFLDFSRILKLNEIKKLRDFSQE; encoded by the coding sequence ATGGAACAAGATGAATATACCCGGGATGTCCAGGAAAGTGATAAAGAGCAGATTATGCAGCTCGTTGGCTTTAAAATAGGCAAAGAACAATTTGGAGTTGATATACTTATGGTCCAGGAAATCATCCGCTCTGCCCCTATTACAGCAGTACCCAATTCCCCTGATTTTATTGAAGGAGTTATAAATCTCAGGGGCAGTATAATACCGGTTATTGAGCTTAGGAAACGCCTGAATCTTTATAATAAAAACCAGGATAAAGACAAAGACTGGATACTCATCGTTAATGTAAACAATCGGGTTACCGGCTTTATTGTTGATTCTGTAACAAAGGTTTTAAAAATAAGAAAAGACAGCATAGAACCTCCTCCTGATATTGTGGTGGCAGGACTTAAAAGCCAGTATATACGCGGTGTGTGTGAAATAAATAAAAATCTTTTGATATTTTTGGATTTCAGCAGGATACTTAAACTAAATGAGATCAAAAAACTTAGAGATTTTTCTCAGGAATAA